The DNA region cattttttgattttaatgcctcaccccaagcatttttcgaaaatgtgtctataacagtcaacaagaATCGGTACATTTCAACCAATTCAgcttgccacagatcgtttataccccttgtaatcactcgtcttcgttgaaagttttttcgagatggtccgtgcaactcattcACGATTTTTCGCTTAATCATATTGTAGACGGCACTTTCTGGGTGTTTCTTATTCGGCGGTCGCAGCAAAAGTGATCTTTATTGCACAGATTTGTACAGGCTTAGCCTATTTCACAAGCGTTGGGGGTATACAGTATGAGGGAGTGAGACAAGCATAGTGTTTCTTAAGAGTAACAGAGATGTTAATGTGTGTTTAATAATAGTGTGACCTAACTTAacgtagtatgtatgtatgacaGATGCTTAGgaatatgtatgtgtgtgtgtgtgcttgctACAATTCGGCCATCCTGACCAGAGAGCTCCTGATCTCTTAACTATTTGCATTATTAATCCATGGTCGTATATTTGCTACTGCCCAAACTCCCTTATAAGGAAGCCTAGACTGTTGAAAACCTTCAACATCCTCCAAGACATACCTATCATTACGAAGCACCTTTGTCACTCTGTATGGTCCTTTGAATTTTGGAATTAGCTTTTTGGATACGCCTACATGAGAATCGAAGTTTTTGATCATAACTAATCATCATAACTAAATCGTCCGTCTGGTACTCTTTAGGATTCTTTCTCTTAAGGTCCGTGCGTAACTTATTGTATTCTTGCAGCTTCTCGATGCTCTGAGTAGCTTTATCTCTAATTACTTCTAAATTTCTACTTTCCCTAACTTTATTCAACTCTTCTAATTTCTCTTTTAAGCTATCTATAACATTTCCCTTTTGAGACACTCCGAATAAAACTTGACTTGGGTGCTGACTAACTGATCTTTGGATCGTATTATTCAGTGCGTGTTCAACTGTTTCTAAAACTGTATCCCAGAACAATCCCTTGTCTGGATCAGTCAATTTAGCGATCATGGGTCCTATGCTTCTATTTACTCTTTCGACTTGCCCATTAGCCTGCGGCGATCCAGTGGCTATCTTAATGTGTTTCACTTCGTTTTCCTCTAAGAAGTCATGAAATTCTTTAGATGTGAAGCATGTCCCACGGTCTGAGATCACGCATCGCGGCCTACTATACGACCTAAAATAGTCCTTTAATGCTACTATTGCTTCCCTAGACTTTGTAGTTTTTGCCGGATAAAGTCTTACAAACTTTGTAAATGCGTCTATAATCACCAGTACGTGTTTGTTGGCTCTACTTTTGTCTACCGGGCCATAATGGTCTATGTGTATGACATCAAAGGGAATGCTTACTTTGGGGATGCTGTGAAGGAAACCTTCGTCTTTACCAGACTTATCAGAATAGGCGATACATTTCAAACAATTATTAATGTGCCGCTTGCATTTTTCACGAACTTTAGGGAACCAGTAACTTTTTGAGATAATTTCTACCATCTTATCTATTCCAACATGTCCTAATTGATCGTGGTAACTAAAAAGAACGTGGCTTTCCATTTCGCTTggcacataaaataaaagaccatccttattcttttttttgtaaattattcCATTCCGCATCTCATAATCCTTTAATTCTGTTTCCTTAAGTTTCTTAGCTatacttttgattttctcaTCTCTACTTTGACATATAACTAAGTTTTCTTCAAATGAATTAGAATCGATTGTCAGTATGTGTGAGTTCCTGCTAAGTGCATCGACATGCTGCATACGCTTGCCGGCTCTATGTTCTAGAGTGTAGTCATAATCTTGAAGAAAAAGTGCCCACCTGGCAATTCTTGGGCATAAttcctttttatttaacgCCAGGGTAAGAGCACTACAATCTGTAACTATTTTAAACTGTATTCCTTGAAGATAGATTCTAAAGCGTTGTAACGAGTAAACTACAGCGAGCGTTTCTAATTCGAAACTATGGTACTTCGACTCCACATCCGTCGTGCGTTTAGAAAAATAGAACACGGGGTGAAACTTACTATCTTTCTTCTTCTGCATTAAAATTGAACCAAAACCTAGGGCGCTAGCATCACAGTGTAACTCTGTTGGGTCTTTTGGATTGTACAAGGCCAGAATAGGGGCTTCCAAAAgatttacttttaatatttcaaaacacTCTAACTCTTTCGCACCAAATTCGAACTTTCTGTCCTTTCTTACAAGATCATACAACGGCTTTGCTTTTGTTGAAAAATctttgacaaagcgtctgaaATAGGAGCACAGTCCAAGAAAACTTTGAACCTCATGCGTTTTTGTCGGTACAGGAAAATCTTTTACTGCTTGCATACCTTTCGAATCAGGTTTAATACCCTCTCCCGATATTATGTATCCTAAATACTTTATTTCTCTTTGAAGGAACTCACACTTGTCTAACCTAAGCTCAAGCTTGTTATCTACCAGTCGTTTAAAAACCTCCGTTAATATCTCCATATGACTCTTACTATCTTTCGTTGCTATTaaaatgtcatccatataaattaGAACCTTATCTTCTTTAACCAAATCGGCAAAGATTTTGTTTACAAATCTTTGAAAAACTGCTGGTGCGTTTCGTAAACCAAATGGCATTCTAAGCCATTCATACTGACCCATAGGTGTTGTAAAAGCGGTATACTTAATTGAATCCTCGTGCATGTGCACGTGAAAGAACCCATTTTTGAGGTCTAACTtggtaaaaatagttttttcagACAGTTTATCAATAAGGTCATCTATTAAGGGGGTGGGGTAGTTATCTTTAAGCATGTTTTTGTTGAGGGTTCGGTAATCTACGCACATTCTTAATTCTCCAGACTTTTTCTTAACTAGAACTATAGGTGATGCATACTCAGACTCGCTTACTCTAATAATACCGTTTTTTATGTAATCGTctaataaattttgaacttgACTTTTCTCTGCGTATGATAAACGCCTTGGAGGGTAATTAAACggtttagttttatcaaaattcaGTTTCATTTCCCATTTTACTAAGGGGATCTCTGGCCGTTTCGGTTTCGTATAAAACTTATCAAAAATATCTATCAGTTTTTTTCTTAACGTAAACTCACACTTGTCGCTAATATTTAACAGGTTGCTTTCGGCTGGATCAGGGTATTCAATTGACATAATTTCTGACTCGAAATGATCGCTGGGTTGGACACTTAAATTTTGACTTGACTCTATCGTTTTACACGAATCACTTTGCGTTTCTTTGTAACCACAATAAACCTTTATACTATCATTTAGACAATCATCTTTCTCACAGCTATCAGTAGCACAATCGTTTCCAGTCTGACCAACATTTGagcaataaaatttaaaactactATCCTTCTCACTATTACCATTATCTGAGCGATCATATGCAATACAACTatcttttgaaaaaatatcctttaaaCGATCATCAACCCCACTGTCATTTAAACGAACATCAGCACAACCATCGTTTGAACGATCATCAGTACAACTATCATTTGAACAATCATCAGTACAACTATCATTTGAACAATCATCAGTACAACTATCATTTGAACAATCATCAGTACAACTATCATTTGAACAATCATCAGTACAACTATCATTTGAACAATCATTTTCCCTAACAATCTTAAAGTTACAAATGTTCATAAAATCTCTTCCTAAAACAGTGCTATATGCCATCGATTCGTTTGCCACAATtaataattcaaaattaaactTCACTTTATTCATAATAACAAAACATGATATCTTTCCATATATGTCTAAAGGGCTGTGGTTCAAGCCAAAGTAATGCGACAAGTTGTTTTCATTAACGTTAACGATATTACTTCTTAGAATGTTTTCAACGCAGGATAACTTCGTAAAACTAATTGGACTCCCAGAATCGATTAGGCATTCTGTGAATAGGCACTGATTAGACTGTGAATTAAAGTAAATTTTAAACGGTCTCACATATTCATTTTTGGTTGCGTTCTTCTTCTCGTTGCAATGGGATATCAGGTGCTCCAAACTTCCGCAACCGTAGCAAGCGCCGTACGCGCGATTAGGCTTGCGGCAGTCGGCTGCGAAGTGACCCATGGAGTTACAGTTGAAGCATCTTACAGCGGGTCCGGGCTGATTTCCAGAAACGTCTTTGTGGCGTCCAAATGCGAGAGATGGTTTCCGCAATGTTACTTTGGAGAATGCCTGCAACAGCTGGGCAGACGAATTAAAACAGTGCATGTGTGCCTGTTGTCGTAGAAGAGTATCCGGTATTCCTTCGATGATACTGTCGATTAATTCCTCGTCGTCTATTCTGATGTGTGCAGCCAACAGGGTCTTGTCGTTAAAGTACGTAGCAAAGTCTTCAGCTGGTTGCCACTTTCGCTCCTGGAACTTGCGTCTGGACATTATCTTGCTCTCTTTTGACTGAAAAGCCTCTGCGAGTTGAGTTAAGAGGTCCTGGGCTGGCAAGGACAGAAAGTTCTCAGAAGAGTACAACCAAATTTGAGCTCGGTCTTTCAACTTTGACATAACCAGCATGCGAGTTATGTCTTCGCTCAGCTTGTACATTTTTATGATCGCGTTGAGCTGTGCGATCCAAGTGTTAACTGGCACTTTGCTGTTAACAGCACCGTCAAAAGGTGGAAGCATTTCCTTCACCGTGGTCACCAAAGAGTTGTTGTTAAAAATGGTTGTATTAGGTCTGGCAGCCTCTTCAACAATATTCCCCAAATTCGATAGGGTGACATTGGTTTGATTTGGTGTGGAAACATTGTTCTGGATTTCTGGCAAGTTGCTCGTCGAAGGTGCGGTCACTCTATTCAATGGCTGACGCCGGGAAACTTCCAATTTGAGAAACTCATTTTCCAATTGGACGACTTCTAAGTGACGCTTCAGAGATTCCAATTGCATGGAAATTTCTGGAACGCACATGTTGTTGTCAGCTTCTTCGTTGTTTTGGGCTTCCAGCGATGTAGCCCCGACATCGTCCTGATCGGTTCCTTGATTTTCAGCAGTATTTGACCTTTCCTCGGGTCCAGCTTCAATGTCGGTCATGTCCTTGGGGTCCAGTACTGGACAATCTCCTCGGGCTGCGGGGTGCACACCATTCAACCGCGCTGCTAGTGTTGCCTTGGTGCCGCTTTTCGGCAACCCAAGTTTTTCCAGCCAACATCGAAGTTCTGATGCTGTGTAGTCGTCCGCAGCGATGGGGTCCATGACTacaaactattttaaataacTGACTTAATAACTTTTGCTTTATTATGCTCGTAGGCAGTAAGGACgcgagaaaaaatttttttcgcGGTAATCCCACTTCTGAAATTGTAGACGGCACTTTCTGGGTGTTTCTTATTCGGCGGTCGCAGCAAAAGTGATCTTTATTGCACAGATTTGTACAGGCTTAGCCTATTTCACAAGCGTTGGGGGTATACAGTATGAGGGAGTGAGACAAGCATAGTGTTTCTTAAGAGTAACAGAGATGTTAATGTGTGTTTAATAATAGTGTGACCTAACTTAacgtagtatgtatgtatgacaGATGCTTAGgaatatgtatgtgtgtgtgtgtgcttgctacaatattcttctaataggctgaaaagcgacaccttctaactcaattgtggttttttcGGTAAAGATATTGTTACATATTTgaatatatagtcctcaatggttttaatcttttccagaacTTTGCCAAAACtttggtcagcgctgtctgccctcttattatacaattcaattttattttctaagcttgaaatttttgtgagtcgacgattaacattttcagttattatacccgttactcgtagagtaaaagggtatactagattcgtcggaaagtatgtaacaggcagaaggaagcgtttccgaccacataaagtatatatattcttgatcaggatcactagccgagtcgatctagccatgtccgtctgtccgtctgtccgtatgaacgctgagatctcggaaactataagagctacaatacttggattaggcatgcagattcctgagattcctgcgcagcgcaagtttgtttcagtagagtgccacgcccactctaacgcccacaaaccgccgacagctgtggctcctacagtttttatgctagaatatttaactgaagtgtattgttctcatcaacatctatcgattgataaaaaaaagtttgccacgctcacttttacgcccacaaaccgcccacaaacttcaaaaaatcgtaaatatgaacgtggatatctcggaaactatcgaagatagagaattgggatctcagatttagattccgtagccttgttacgcgaatatgccacgcccactctaacgcccacaagccgcacaagcctgtggcgcccacaattttcatgctagatacaaaattttaactgaactgtattggtcttgtcaatacctatcgattgatccaaaaaaaaatttgccacgcccactctaacgcccataacgcttaaatctgtatagcgccggtaggtggcgcatttcaatctcgctttgctgcttgcttatctccatttcctttggtccctttagccgagtaacgggtacctgatagtcgaggtactcgactatagcgttctcccttgtaatttttcttaaatcttctcccaactttccgaggatcttatcagtatattgtttcgttgctagatcatCGCTGTCCGTTCCGTTTCCGAGGATCTCATCtgtatattgtttcgttgctagatcatcgctgatacgtttattttgacCATTTAGATTACCGTCCTCAGTAGACttaacacgtcttttcaaatttcctgttcgttccttatcaacagaaaaatgtccaaacttgtcgacagacataatgtttataaatgtaaaacatatttgctcttcctatttatacccattaaaatataatcctttccTCCCGCAATTCCTCTAACATTGAAGAAATTTCATTGTTAtggctggtgttacccgctGCTTTTGATGCCACCAAAATGTCCAATCGTTCCACTAAATCATTTACACCATTCCAATATACAACGTTTAGttttgatttctgaagagtcatgaAACCCAAAACCTGTTTTTAAGCGAAGTTGACCAGAcgttgtaggactgaaatctttgtctatcaacttcttaataatatggctatataTGTATACGCGTGTACTCTTGATTTGGTTTTTAGGTCTGTTCGTTTCTAAacgttttttttatacatttttaaatctgCTTGTAGTTTATTTCggtccataacctttatccaacacatttcctctggtcaaattactgatattaaaatcacaattataactagtgttattGTCTTCCTCCATATTCCTCTGTGAAAAGAATTcattataggaatcactataaacgaaagaccttggtggaattatatttcgattagactgcagatctttctcattagttgtaaagtagaaatggtccagctctctctcatcatcgtcgaattttttcatttgatttaatttacgccttacttttatactatcttttacattagaaatcttttgttttttattttccttaacgaGTTCATCTAAAGGTTCAGTAATGGgcttaaaagtttcctccaatcGAAACTCGAATGATTTTTGAGATAGTAGTATTTTCGCTTTAAAACAATCTAGCTTTGGTTTACTgagacaaaatattcattgtaaGAAAGagagattttaaattttcgaaATTCATGTAGTTACTTCTCAGTTACCAAATAAATACTGCTTATGGAACGCCATTATCtctaatatttatataccatttccgaataaaaaagatttgatatatttttttcattatattttaaaaaagcgtatttattgttatatacTTAAAgtctcaatctttttaatgattattgagttatttctaaatacaaattgtcattacttttacgaatattacattttccatcaaccatttcattgatgatatcatcctGAAGggaggtgtacctttccggcttgtacaggatgtgctcctccaactcgagagcaatatATTCTCCAAGCTTTATTGTTTTGGGCTCCGCCTTGAAGATCGGAAATCTTACActttcaggcatccttgtcttcgatagcTATATAATTGacgatcaagtggtacacattgggttgtatataataaatatataaataaaatacattatttcgatagttttggaaataaGCAGCCcctagagaagttgtgaaatactaGGAAtatagaatacaatacaaataCGATAGAattcaagactttgatacatacaactgtcgacacctgtgcctcgcttttttactttttttcgtagaagatgtggagtctTAACCGATacatttaaatggttaatttacatttggggggttaaaaataaatgtatgggtacgtgtatgtgtaAACTATGTACAgtataaaaaatgtacaagTGTACGTTgaaattcacagtctaagtttttacttcacatcgaacgtcgtcgagaggacaagaatttttTGAACATCCtccttaacaaaagactataacagctcataacagttgATAACAGCTAGTGcccagctaataacaactagtaaacagctAATAACTAACTActaaacaagtactgaacaactgcttAACAGGTTGTAAACATgaaaatacagctaaatacaacgtgtaaCAACTataccaagtccaaaaacctcaacCACCATCATGAATCATAAATATACAGttcaataaatataataaaaagacactgctatcgaagacaaggatgcctgaaatTGTAAGATTTtcgatcctcaaggcggagcgcaaaacaacaaagctTGGAGAATATACtgctctcgagttggaggagcacatcctgtacaagccggaaaggtacacctccCTTCaggatgatatcatcaatgaaatggttgatggaaaatgtaatattcgtaaaagtaatgacaatttgtatttagaaataactcaataatcattaaaaagattgagacTTTAAgtatataacaataaatacgctttttttaaatataatgaaaaaaatatatcaaatcttttttattcggaaatggtatataaatattacagataATGGCGTTCCATAAGCAGTATTTATTTGGTAACTGAGAAGTAACTACATGAATTTCGCAAATTTTAAATCTCTCTTTCttacaatgaatattttgtctcAGTAAACCAAAGCTAGATTGTTTTAAATCGAAAATACTACTATCTCAAAAATCATTCGAGTTTCGATTGTAGGAAACTTTTAAGCCCATTACTGAACC from Drosophila subpulchrella strain 33 F10 #4 breed RU33 unplaced genomic scaffold, RU_Dsub_v1.1 Primary Assembly Seq30, whole genome shotgun sequence includes:
- the LOC119559671 gene encoding uncharacterized protein LOC119559671 → MFLLDLFINKFADSYRQLTRHAAHRLFVVMDPIAADDYTASELRCWLEKLGLPKSGTKATLAARLNGVHPAARGDCPVLDPKDMTDIEAGPEERSNTAENQGTDQDDVGATSLEAQNNEEADNNMCVPEISMQLESLKRHLEVVQLENEFLKLEVSRRQPLNRVTAPSTSNLPEIQNNVSTPNQTNVTLSNLGNIVEEAARPNTTIFNNNSLVTTVKEMLPPFDGAVNSKVPVNTWIAQLNAIIKMYKLSEDITRMLVMSKLKDRAQIWLYSSENFLSLPAQDLLTQLAEAFQSKESKIMSRRKFQERKWQPAEDFATYFNDKTLLAAHIRIDDEELIDSIIEGIPDTLLRQQAHMHCFNSSAQLLQAFSKVTLRKPSLAFGRHKDVSGNQPGPAVRCFNCNSMGHFAADCRKPNRAYGACYGCGSLEHLISHCNEKKNATKNEYNA